The genomic interval TGCGTATCGCTTTAGACCCGGACGGGGCTTCAGAAATGATAAAGAGATTTCCGGAAATATTTCCCAGGGCAAACCACCATTGCTGGGCTTACAGGATCGGGACAGAAAACATCCTGGAACACTGCTCGGATGCAGGAGAACCTGCCGGCACTGCGGGGCGCCCGATTTTAGGCATGTTAAAGAGACATTCTCTCCGGAATACCTTGCTTGTTGTGACCCGATACTTCGGGGGGGTCAAACTCGGGGTGAGGGGACTGATCGACGCTTACGGAGAGACTGCCGAACTTGCGATAAAAGAGGCCGGAACCGTTGAGATGGAATTCAGTCTTTCGCTTGACCTTTCCTGCACCTATGAACACTCAAAAACTCTCATCTCATCACTGAAGAAATGGGGTTTTGGGGAAGACCGGGTCTCTGCCCTGTACGGGGAAAATGTTGAAATGAGCCTCTATGTTCCATGCTCATCGAAAGCAGATATCGCACCCTCTCTTGAAGAGATGCTTTCAAGGGGCCTGCTTCAGAAGCTTGAGTGGGGAAAAGCGCCCTTTCCACGGCCCAGAGTATGACGAGATATCTAACCTGCTGATAAGATCAGAAACTGAACAATTGAAGCAGTGCGATCCCAAAAAGAAGAATATGTCCTTTCCGACCTCTACCTCGCAGCATTTTAAGCCTCTGCCGTATATTTATTAAACAAATCCAAAATAGTCTGGATCAAAAAACTTTCTACTTAAACAGGCAATTTTACCATTGAAACCGAGCGTTCCGGATAACAGAATAACTGATAATGATGAAAGGAGTGATCACATGAAAAAGATACCGGCCATTGCGGTGATCATATCGCTTTTTCTTGCCCTGCCGGCTTTTGCGGAGGTCTGCGCCGCCACACCTCCGGCAGAAGAGCAGAAGGAGGAAAATGGCATTCCCCTTGAATTCAGAAACAACTCAGGGGCTGAGATAAAAGAGATCTTCATATCTGAAACCGCAAGAAATGCCTGGTCCCAAAATCTCCTGAAGGATACTCCTCTCAAAAACGGAGAAGATACGAGCCTTTACATCAGAAGAGAGAATATCCTCGGACTAACGGACATTAAGATAATATACTCCTCGGGCAAAGAGAGGATATGGAAAAAACTCCCGATACTTGAGATATTTGAGATAACTCACAAGAATAATGGAGAACCGGCTTACGAGCGAATAAAACTCGGTGCCTGATAGCAAAAAAGCCCCGCGGCGCGGGGCTTCATCTTTCTTCATTTGCAGATCAGAAAGACACATACCGGGTCCTTACTCTGCGGATCCGGCTTTTTCATAGTACTGCCCCATCAGCTTTTTCCAGTCAACGTCTTCGTCGAGCAGGTTCGGACATGTGCTGTCCGGGTAAAACCATTTCCTGCCCAGTCCCATAAGGATCTGCCACCAGTCGTGCACATCGGGTATCAGGATCTCTCCTTCAGGCCCTATCCTTCTCAGTTCACGGTAGACAAGCGCCACTATTTGGCTTTCATCCATCGCGGCAGTCGTCTTGGCGTAGAACTCGATCGTATAGAAGTACGAGCATGCTCCAAGCTGGTAAAGTATCTCCGTCCACTTTGGCGATATCCTGCCGGTCCTGGCAAGGACCATTTGCTTTTTGCTCCCCGAGCTTTTGTGGTTCACTAAGAAAAGTATCTTATCCGGATCTATATGGCGCAATTCCTCATATTTTGCTATGAGAGCTTCTGCTATAGGTCTGATCCTGTTGTTGCATATTTCGTAATCAAACTCTGGACCGGCTTTTTCCGTCATTTAAACTCCTCCTGTATCGGACCATAGTCCGGCTGAAAAAATAAAACCCGTCAAATTATATCACCTGATAATTTAAGATCATCCTAAAAAAGCCGATTTGGGAATTGATTTGTATTAAAAATGTGTTTTAAGTAATTGACTAAATTTGACCTATAATATTTTCGGGATCTTTTGCAAGGCTTAAGGATCCTGTCGTCTCCCATTTATAACTTCTGAAAAATCAGCCCGCAAAAAGAACGGGACGCTTACCTCCGTAAGGGGTAAGCGTCCCGCGCATCTTTCCTTATGCAGCAGACAATAAGGTTCAGTCTGTGTCAGGCCTGCTTTGAGCCTTACCCTTCCTCAGGAAGGTAGGTTCGTCGAGCTCATCCGCGGCTGCCCTGGAAAAAGCTTCTGTTTCCTGCACCACATCTTCCTTCTGTTCCAGCCATGAGGGGCCTCTTCTTATCTCAGCCGCTGGAGCTGTTTCAGTTTCTTTTTTTTCTTCTGCAGCATTTGTAACGGATCCTTGCCGGACAGGCCTTTGCTGTTCATTTTTGAAGATGGGTCTCTGGGATGTTGAGTGTGATCCGCCGCGGGAGCTGCTGTTTTCAAAGTGGTCTTCTTCAAAGCCTGTTGCAACGATGACTATCTCCACGCTGCCCTCCATGTCGCTGTCCTCAGCGCATCCCCAGACAAAGGTAGCATCTTCGGAGATGATCTCTTCGATATATGCGGCAGCCTGCTGGATTTCGAATATCCCAAGATCCTCGCCGCATGTGATGTTCATAAGTACCCCCTTGGCTCCATGCATCGAGCATTCCATCAACGGGCTCTCCAGGGCTTCCCTGAGGGCGTTTTCGATCCTGTTTTCGCCCTTCGCACACCCCACACCCATAACGGCTATGCCGGCGTGCTTCATTACGGCCTTTAGGTCTGCAAAATCCACATTGACCATCCCTGGCCTTGTAACAAGGTCTGTGACACCCTGCACCGCCTGTCTCAGAACTTCGTCTACCATGGAGAAGGATTCGCTCAGCGGAGTCTCTTTACGGCAGATCTGGAGAAGCCTGTCGTTGGGCACTACTATGAGTGCGTCGACACACTTGCGGAGTTTGGCTATACCCTCTTCTGCGTATCGCATCCTCCTGGCTCCCTCAAACATAAAGGGCTTGGTGACCACTGCTACGGTAAGAATGCCCATTTCCTTCGCTGTCTGGGCAATTATCGGAATGGCTCCTGTACCAGTGCCTCCTCCCATGCCGGCAGTCAGGTATACCATGTCAGAGCCTCTGAGATACTCCCTGATCTCAGCGAGTGACTCCTTTGCCGCCTGTTCGCCTATTTGGGGCAGGGCGCCCGCTCCCAGTCCCTTTGTGACCCTCTCGCCGAGAACTATCTTGTTTTGGCTGAGGGACATGTCAAGACTTCTGATGTCCGTGTTGACAGCAAGGATATCCACACCTTCTATTCCCTTGCTTATAATGTGGTTGAGGGCGTTTCCTCCCCCTCCTCCTACAGCTATGACCTTTATGGATTCTCTGCGGGCAGGTTCAGATCTATTTTGTGCAGAAGGAGCATTAGTCTTCGATGTCCCTTCGGATTCATCGGGATACGGATAGCAAAGCTCTTTTGCAGGTATACTCAATTGTCCACCACTCCCGTTTATTGTTGATGTATAATCAGAACATTTCCAACACCATTATACAACAGAGGAGGGAGGGACGGTTGGAATTAAACGAAGGAAAATCTAAAAGAAAGGATATCATTCAGGGCGACCGTGCAGCTTTTATTTTTTTCATGGCGGTTTTTGCTTTCCTTGCATGGCAGGTCACCCATCCGATGATGATGACACTTATATGGGCGG from Synergistaceae bacterium DZ-S4 carries:
- a CDS encoding putative metallopeptidase — its product is MTEKAGPEFDYEICNNRIRPIAEALIAKYEELRHIDPDKILFLVNHKSSGSKKQMVLARTGRISPKWTEILYQLGACSYFYTIEFYAKTTAAMDESQIVALVYRELRRIGPEGEILIPDVHDWWQILMGLGRKWFYPDSTCPNLLDEDVDWKKLMGQYYEKAGSAE
- the ftsZ gene encoding cell division protein FtsZ, which translates into the protein MSIPAKELCYPYPDESEGTSKTNAPSAQNRSEPARRESIKVIAVGGGGGNALNHIISKGIEGVDILAVNTDIRSLDMSLSQNKIVLGERVTKGLGAGALPQIGEQAAKESLAEIREYLRGSDMVYLTAGMGGGTGTGAIPIIAQTAKEMGILTVAVVTKPFMFEGARRMRYAEEGIAKLRKCVDALIVVPNDRLLQICRKETPLSESFSMVDEVLRQAVQGVTDLVTRPGMVNVDFADLKAVMKHAGIAVMGVGCAKGENRIENALREALESPLMECSMHGAKGVLMNITCGEDLGIFEIQQAAAYIEEIISEDATFVWGCAEDSDMEGSVEIVIVATGFEEDHFENSSSRGGSHSTSQRPIFKNEQQRPVRQGSVTNAAEEKKETETAPAAEIRRGPSWLEQKEDVVQETEAFSRAAADELDEPTFLRKGKAQSRPDTD
- a CDS encoding IMPACT family protein, with translation MEKAEGKVAEVDQNLIFVAPAKEVDVEMTVKRSRFIGSVRIALDPDGASEMIKRFPEIFPRANHHCWAYRIGTENILEHCSDAGEPAGTAGRPILGMLKRHSLRNTLLVVTRYFGGVKLGVRGLIDAYGETAELAIKEAGTVEMEFSLSLDLSCTYEHSKTLISSLKKWGFGEDRVSALYGENVEMSLYVPCSSKADIAPSLEEMLSRGLLQKLEWGKAPFPRPRV